In the genome of Flavobacteriales bacterium, one region contains:
- a CDS encoding ABC-F family ATP-binding cassette domain-containing protein: protein MKIDVKTERLGGKVIEARNLTMGFGDRNDPETYKPIVEHFNYSLKRGDRIGIVGPNGIGKSTFIDLLTKQQEPDMGKVTIGDTVVLGTFGQQGLKLTEDKRIIEVVREIAELIPLNKGKTLTASGLLERFLFDKDKQFQYVSTLSGGEKRRLYLCTVLMKNPNVLILDEPTNDLDIPTLNAL, encoded by the coding sequence GTGAAGATCGATGTGAAAACAGAGCGATTGGGCGGCAAGGTCATCGAAGCACGTAACCTCACCATGGGATTCGGGGATCGCAATGATCCTGAGACCTACAAACCGATCGTGGAGCACTTCAACTATTCCTTGAAGCGCGGTGACCGCATTGGTATTGTTGGACCTAATGGCATTGGTAAGAGTACGTTCATCGACCTGCTCACGAAACAACAGGAACCCGACATGGGTAAAGTGACCATCGGCGACACGGTGGTTCTGGGCACATTCGGCCAGCAGGGATTAAAACTTACGGAGGACAAACGCATCATTGAAGTGGTGCGCGAGATCGCCGAACTTATTCCGTTGAACAAAGGCAAAACACTGACCGCAAGTGGTTTGTTGGAACGCTTCCTGTTCGATAAGGACAAACAATTCCAATACGTAAGCACGCTGAGCGGTGGCGAGAAGCGCCGACTGTATCTGTGTACAGTGCTTATGAAGAACCCGAACGTTCTGATCCTGGACGAACCTACGAATGATCTTGATATTCCTACGCTCAATGCGTTGGA
- a CDS encoding ABC-F family ATP-binding cassette domain-containing protein: protein MDMIEQLEDELNAPNMTVLLVTHDRYFLDNVCDEIVEMEFGDFTRFKGNYSYYVEKKALLDDAGCHSAPFARPHEETSWNGSAKCLEHVARKQEPLGCIR, encoded by the coding sequence GTGGATATGATCGAGCAATTGGAGGATGAACTGAATGCACCCAACATGACCGTATTGTTGGTGACGCACGATCGCTATTTTCTGGACAACGTGTGCGACGAGATCGTTGAAATGGAGTTCGGTGATTTCACACGCTTCAAAGGCAACTACAGTTACTACGTGGAGAAGAAAGCGCTGCTGGATGATGCGGGATGCCACTCAGCACCATTTGCGCGGCCTCATGAAGAGACGAGCTGGAATGGGTCCGCAAAATGCCTAGAGCACGTGGCACGAAAGCAAGAGCCGCTTGGATGCATTCGATAA
- a CDS encoding ATP-binding cassette domain-containing protein, with amino-acid sequence MSSWRENKAWDHEARVNVLLHRFGLRDMEQPVNTLSGGQQKRLAMAKVLIHAPDVLISTSRPTT; translated from the coding sequence TTGAGCTCATGGAGAGAGAATAAAGCATGGGATCATGAAGCCCGTGTAAATGTCCTGCTGCACCGCTTCGGACTGCGTGATATGGAGCAACCTGTCAATACATTAAGTGGTGGCCAGCAGAAGCGCCTTGCCATGGCAAAGGTCTTGATCCATGCCCCGGATGTCTTGATCTCGACGAGCCGACCAACCACCTAG